A part of Pirellulales bacterium genomic DNA contains:
- a CDS encoding PSP1 C-terminal domain-containing protein, whose product MGRLHLVRVGAMGAVGRFAAADAALYPRSGRVIVRTARGLEIGEVLAQPDDVGTSAENDGTILRAMSIEDRLLESRLAKNCHAAYEACTSRLQEMGLSACLMDVEHLFDGHTLIFYFIGAVDPEVERMTDELAEIYEAKVQFRAFAETVTTGCGPGCGTEDAQGSGCGSCSTGCAVASACSTRRH is encoded by the coding sequence ATGGGTCGATTGCATTTAGTACGTGTGGGGGCGATGGGCGCAGTCGGCCGATTCGCCGCAGCCGACGCGGCACTATATCCGCGCAGCGGCCGGGTGATCGTCCGTACGGCGCGCGGGCTGGAAATTGGCGAGGTGCTGGCTCAGCCCGACGACGTAGGCACGTCCGCTGAAAACGACGGCACGATCCTCCGCGCCATGTCGATCGAAGATCGACTGCTGGAATCGCGACTGGCGAAGAATTGCCATGCCGCTTACGAGGCCTGTACCAGCCGTTTACAGGAGATGGGACTGTCGGCCTGTCTGATGGATGTCGAGCACCTCTTCGACGGCCACACGTTAATCTTCTACTTTATTGGGGCCGTCGATCCGGAAGTCGAGCGAATGACCGATGAGCTCGCCGAGATCTACGAGGCCAAGGTGCAGTTCCGTGCATTTGCCGAAACAGTCACCACAGGCTGTGGGCCCGGCTGCGGTACGGAAGACGCACAGGGCTCCGGCTGCGGAAGTTGCTCTACAGGCTGTGCGGTGGCGAGCGCATGCTCGACGCGCCGACACTAA
- a CDS encoding gamma carbonic anhydrase family protein: protein MSDIARFRPDQIHPSVYLAEGVRIAGDVTIGEESSVWFNAVLRGDCAAIRIGRGSNIQDNAVIHADPGVPCTIGNDVTVGHTAIVHGAEIGDNVLIGMHSVVMNRAKIGANSIIGVGAVVTEGSEVPPNSLVMGLPGKVKRELTEAEIQGNHMAALHYVHNAKDYMGARRG, encoded by the coding sequence ATGTCAGACATCGCTCGCTTTCGACCCGATCAGATCCACCCGAGCGTATACCTGGCCGAAGGAGTGCGAATTGCTGGCGACGTGACGATTGGCGAAGAATCGAGCGTCTGGTTCAACGCCGTGCTGCGGGGTGACTGCGCAGCCATTCGCATCGGGCGTGGATCGAATATTCAGGACAACGCGGTGATTCACGCCGATCCGGGCGTGCCTTGCACCATTGGCAATGACGTGACCGTGGGGCACACGGCGATCGTGCATGGAGCCGAGATTGGCGACAATGTTCTGATCGGTATGCATTCGGTGGTCATGAACCGCGCAAAAATAGGTGCCAACTCCATTATCGGTGTCGGCGCGGTCGTAACCGAAGGAAGCGAAGTTCCACCGAATTCGTTGGTGATGGGTCTGCCCGGCAAAGTGAAGCGTGAACTGACCGAGGCAGAAATCCAGGGAAACCACATGGCGGCGCTGCACTACGTGCATAATGCCAAGGACTACATGGGCGCCCGCCGCGGCTAA